The genome window TCAGGCTGGTGTTGAAGGTCAGGAGGATGGGGGATGACATAAGAAACCGGATGGGGGTGGGACCCAGCATGCCGCGTTTTAAGGAACTAGAGAGGTGAGAGACAAAGGCGTCCTCTAGGAGGTCCCCACGGCTTTCAGAAAGGCTCAAGGGACAGGCGtgtaggggggaggagaggaaagggtagACGTGCTACCAAGATTAGGGCTGCCGGATAATATACTGAGCACAGAATAGGACCtacttataataattaaaattatattcgtTGTTTATCTCAAagtcctgtattttttttcttttctaaacctGGAAAACTTAGGCTGGAACCTTCTGGGGGTTtgctggggtggggttggggatcCAGAAGGTTTCCGTCCTCTCTCCCATTCCTTTTTACCGTCAACCCCACAAGCCCCCACCATGCCACCTTCAAAGGCTTCTCTTTGTCCTcagattgtcctttttttttttaactgctcctcaacttccccctcccctccctatccCTTTGTTGTCCTCTCTGTACGctctcctccagcccctcctTCCCCTGCACCCCTTTCCCTAACATCCCCACCTCGCCTCCACAGCCCCGCCCTCCTCGCTCACCCACTCACTCCACCTAATgcccaccctctcctctcctccccgcaTCCACCCCCGCGGATCCCCCGGGCACACGAGGGGGAACCCCCGCCACAGACGCGGAGCTCCACACAGGCGCGAAACCGTTGGGCTTCCCCGAGGCCGCCTCCGCACTGCGGCCCGCGCGCCTGGTTGTCAAGACGACGGCGAGGGTCGGAGCTGGAACCTGGGGAAGACCCAGCTCTTGCTCCTTCCCCCGCCACCTCAACAAACGCCACTCCGGTTTGAGCCGGTTTCCCCGCCCCACCCACAGTGTGCACTGCGGCGGGTGAGGATTCCCTGGCCCACTGGGGATCAACGCATGCGCGCTAGACGCGGCATTCCTTTCTCGCGCGCGACGGGAAAGCCCTGATGCTTGGAGCCCCGCAGGCGCAGTGCACGCTCGGCGGTTCCCCCGGCCCCGCTGGGTCATCCTCGCTACGCGCGCGGCGAGATCTGGAAGCTCCCGGAATTCCCAACTCACAATGCCGCGAAGACAGGGATTCCCTGATGCCTGTGCTCGTTCGCTGGCCCAGGATTTCACTGGGCAGggccagaaagagaagaggctTTTCTGTGAAAGGGAGCTGAACGTTATTACCAACATCTTTAGGTCTGAGGACTGACAGAGATCCTCTCAACTCCTGTCCtgaattataacttttatttctagtCGTCCAGTCATCTCCCTACAGTTCCCCAGCAGAACCTGCCAGGGCTCTCCATCGCCCAGGGGTGAAGCCCTATTCCTTAGCCTAGCGGGTTTCCTTTCATGGTTTAATCACCATTGGTCCCTTACCTTCCCTCACCCCAGTCCCCAAAGACCCGAGTGGCCATGCAGGAGCTCACTTGCCAAGCCTTTCTTCAGGATATATTCTTCCCCGCCACTACCTTGTTGATCCTCAAGATAGTTTAAGTGTAGATACTGGTTTTAGTTTTTTATATAGGAGTTAACAGGCTCAAACCCACTAGGGCCCCAGAAGTAAGATGCAGAGGGTTCCATTTGTGGGGAGTCTTCTGGGCTCCTGCACCCGTTATTGGCAGACACCTTCACCAGATTCACCTTCACCACCAATCCTCCTGACTCCCCCACAACTCTGGGTACTTCCTGGCTGTAACACAGGCAGGTGacttagttttcccatctgtaaaggaGACCAATATctcaaggagctatccccagatGCTTCGTAGGGCTGGTCcagtcccaccccaccccctcgctCCCTAGTGGGGACTCTACTAATTGGcattctctagagcagtggtcaccaaccttttttgggccgactggtttaatgtcagaaaatattttcacagactggcccaggggtccccaaactttttacacagggggccagttcactgtccctcagaccgttggagggccgccacatacagtgctcctctcactgaccaccaatgaaagaggtgccccttccagaagtgcggcagggggccagataaatggcctcaggaggccacatgcggcctgtagtttggggacgcctggcactggcctttagggtgggacggataaatgtatcacgtgaccaagacaagcgtcaagagtgagtcttagacgaatgaaacagggaatctggtcattttttaaaaataaaacatcattcagacttaaatataaataaaacggaaatgtaagttatttattctttctctgtggaccggtaccaaatggcccacagaccggtaccggtctgcggcctgggggttggggaccactgctcgaGGGCTCCTTCCCTCCAGCTTACTTCCCTAACCCCTACAGGGTCTTCCTGAATCTTTTACATGCCCTCTACTCTTAGTCTCAGGGTTGGTTCCTGGGGGTTCCCCAAACTAAGCCAGTGCTCACTATATGTTGATTAGTTTTTATGCCAGCTGCCACTGTTTCAGGCACCCTCCATACTGCACTTCAGTTGTACCCAATTATTAATGGCACCCCTCCCTTAAACAGAAGTGTTGTGACCTCCAGGCCTTTGCACATGTGGCTCCTATGGCCTTTTCTGTATCTTGTCTGTGTGAACTCCTATGCATCCTTCAAAGTCCTCCCTCTATGAAGCCTTCTATCTCCCTACCTCTGCCCAGAATCTGGCCCCCTCATGCCCAGCCCTGACTCCACAGTTGGGGATATCTGTGAGGATCTGCATCTGAGACTTGAGAGAACAGCCTTCTTAGCAGGAAGAACCAACAAGACATAGGCCCTGAGGGGGAACAAGCCTGCTGTGTGGGAGAAGCTGAAAGCAAGGAAGCAGGAAGGGCTGGAGCTGAGAGGGGGGGTTAAGAGTgggaagaacaggccctggcaggttggctcagtggtagagcgtcggcctggcgtgcagaagtccagggttcaattcccggccagggcacacaggagaggcgcccatttgcttctccacctctctccctctccttcctctcttccctccggcagctaaggctccattggagcaaagatggcccaggcactggggatggctctgtggcctcggcctcaggcgctagagtggctctggccccaACATAgggacacccaggatgggcagagcatcgccccctggtgggcagagcgtggcccctggtgggcatgctgggtggatcccggtcgggcgcatgcgggagtctgtctgactgtctctcaccatttccagcttcagaaaaatacaaaaaaaaaaaaaaaaagagtgggaagAACAGGGGAAGGAGGCCTCAAGGGCAGCCTTCTTGGTGCAGAGTGTCACTTTAGTGGAAGCCATAGCAGTGACCTGGTAAATGCTTAGACCCTGTTTCACACATGTGGGCCTATTTCCCAGTTGCCCTCCTCTCTGCCAATTCCCTAAGGGCAACTAAACACTTGGAAGCAAGAACCAGGTTCAGATCTCAGCTAGCCCTTCCCAGACAAGTGACCTTCGAAGGGACACTTATTACTACCCAGATCCACCTGCTTGCTCCAGTCTCCAGGCCTTTGCCTGCCCAGTGAATGTCCTGCCACTGTAATGGAATCTGACTCGTCTCCCACTAAGGTCTACTCTGAAGAAACCCTCTACTGGAAAGCCTGCCCATGACTCAACTCAGATGCCTCCCATGTTGGAACAATAGCAAAGCAGTCAGCATTTCCTGACCCTAAGCACAGCATGTGACCTGGCCACTGACACTGAACCAGATTCTCTGGATGCCAACAACTCACTTCCACTCTTCTCTGGTTCATCCCCTGAAATGACCTGGAGCCAGTACCTCAAACTCTGAGTGGAGCCTTTGCAGGACTCCTGATCAAGGATCAGGAATGGCAGTACAGGTTCCTCACTGGACAAGTAGCAGCCAGGCGGGGGCGCCCTAGGACCCGGGCACAACTCCAGTAGCTTGCTGCAATAGGAGCCCTGCTGGCTTATCATCTCTGGCTGTGGTGGGTATTTTCCCCATCATTCCAGCCCTCATTTCCCCACCCCCTACCCACCTACCCACCCCAGGAGACTTCAAGTGCACACCGCCTCACCGGCCACCTTTATTGAGCACTGAGCCTGGGACTGCAGGCGGGAAGGAGGTGGTGTCCCTTGGAGCAGGTACCCTTGGTGGGAAGCATGGCTGATGATGCCAGTTAGCCCCCAAGACACGTGCTGGTCTGGACCTCTCTCTAACCCTGGGAGCTGACCCAGTGAGAGGGCATGCAGGGTCACGACCACCTGTGAGGCAGCTCCCTCAGTTCAGGGCTCACTTGGGGGTGTTGAAGGGCACGGCCCGCTGGTTCAAGGGGTTGTCTGGTGAGCGCAGCCACTCCTTCTTGAGCAGCTGCTTCAGCTGTGACAGCCGCATGTTGGGGTTCTCTTGCTTGAGCCTAGGCAGCTGTTCCTCCTCAAAGGCAGTGAAGGCAGCCCGCATGCGGCGCTCCGGGTGCCTGTCTCCGCTCTCCTCTGCCACACTGCAGGAGGGCACTGGACTTCAGTGGGGCGCAGCCCTACCCTGATTCAAACTCCCACCCCAACTCCCAAGGTTCAGCCTCGCCCCACTACCTGAGCACAGCGATGGCTTCCTCGATGGTACGGGCCTCCACACTGCCCTCCTCCAACACCCTTCGGTTCACGTTTTCTTCCAGTGGCACCTCCAAGTGGCTCTTGGCTTTCTCAGCTGGGGAGGGGCAGCCGGGtgacaaagacacatgcagagacagagagcgacaCAGTGCAGGAAGAAGTGTAGGGAGAATGATGGCAGAAACATGACTTAAGCTGGAAAACCCTCCCAGGACCAACCTATGGGGTGGTCCTGCCCTCCCAGTGCCCAACCCTCTGCCCTGCTAACTTCCCTGGAGCTGGGCACATGGAGGAGACCCATACGTGGCTGCTGTCTCCTCAGCCTTGGACAACACTCCCCCACACTCAGGGCGGGGTGGGGAGCACAAGTACACAAGTATGTATGTGCCTGTGCTGACTGTGCTCAGAGCAGGCCTGCCAGGATGGCCGCCGCCCACCCACCCTTCTTGGGGTAAGGAGGGGGTCTGGATTCAGACCAGGGGGCAGTCCACTACCTGTTCTTTTAGTGGGTAAGAGGGCAGCTCCAGAGGGGGCCCTGCCATACCTGGTTCTGGGGCTTCCTTGGGCTGATGGTCTCGGCGGAGCGTCTCCTCAATCTGGGCACGGGTAACTTTGCTGGGCACAGTCACCCGGGTGGCCTTGCCGCCCTTGAGCTTCgagtcctcctcctccagcaggcGCTGGGTCTCCTTTTTGCGCTCCAGCTGCTCCTGGCGccgcttctccttctcctcctagggcgatggggggggggagtgtcagGGATGGACCCCAGCCTACCACTATGGGCCCAGGTTTCCATCTCAACCAACGTGGACTGAGGCCCTGCTGAGTGCTAGACCCTGTGCTGGGTTCAGGGGACATGGCTGAGAGCACAGTGGGCCAACATACATGATGATAGGAACAGGGGAATCTTCGCCAAtacgggtgggtgggtgggtctgGAAGGATAAAGCGACACCTGGGCCAGAGAAGGAGCCAGCCAGCAGGAAAGCTGGGAGGCAGAAGAGCAGTGTGAATGGCAGGTTTAAAGGGCCTGAGGCAGGAACCACATATCAAAGGAGAAGCACAGATATTGGTGTGGGTAAGTCTGAGTGGGGATGGAAATGtggaaggaaaagaggtgggaggggcagctCAGGAGTCCCAAGGGCATGGGGATCAGTTTGTATTGGATTCCAAAGGCAACAGGAGCCACAGAGGGTCTGGATTCATTTGCCAGCTAGAGTAGGAGCTCAGCCCTTTTGGGTCTGGAGACCTTGACCTGAGCGTAGCATCGCAAGAGCCGGAACTGATCCCACCTTGGCTCCCAAGGGAGACCCAGATGTCAGTGGAACAAGGGAACATCTGGCATACAGAACTCATCCTTGGCCATTGCTCCTCCACAGCTCCAGGGGAGGTTCTCATTCACTTGTAGTGCAGTGTGGCCATCGGCTAGGCTCTGCACTGCAGGTACCTCCACTGTCTATCCACTGTTTACACTCTGCTATCTGCCTCCTATTCCTCCGGTATGGCCCTTGCCTGCAATGTCCCGTGACTGAACTAAATGTCCCAGGAGAGGGGTTGATGTGCCTGATGACACCCACTAAGCCTCCATCCTGCCTGCATGGCACAAAAGGATCAGTGGGCAGATTTAAAGGTCAAGGGCTACCACTTCTGTGCTTAGTTAGGTACATTAGGCAGAACCACTttgttctgagcctcagtttcctcatctggaggATGAGGATGACTCCAAAACTCAAAATGAAGACTGGAGAGGGCTCCTAGGGCTGAGACTATCAAAAGGTCTCACTTTTCTGTCTGAATCTTTGGCAGACACTGATTTTCCTTTTGGGTTTTCAACTTTTCTGTTACAAAATGTTGACaatcaaaaaggaaatttaaagacCTCCACAAATCCAATGCAGCATAGCCAGGGGGATGAGGAAGAAACCAGGAACATTCAATGTCTGCCAATAACAAGGCAGGATCTAGTCCTGCACGGAGAGACAATGGGAAAACTCTCAGAAGTGCCAGGCACCCCGTGATCTGGGCGTGCAGGGACTGTGCTTTACCGCTGCTATTTTCCACACTCTTGATCAATTTTCCAATGGAGGAAACCTCTGTTCTCTGCCCTGAGTCACCAATGCATCCTCAGGTCTGACCAGCCCAAGAACCAGTAGTGTCCTGCTATGTAGGTCTCTGGTGCCATCTACTGGGCTGAGCAGGTTAGCATTAGCCCTCAAACATTTCCTAACCACCAATTAAGCGCCTATTGTGTACTTGGCACTGGGGCCCACGTGGAAGGATACTCAGCCATCCCTGTCCTCTCTTCTGTGTTTCTATAAACACCTGGGAGATCCTGCAGGCCCCTCAGCAGGTCAAAAATGgggtctaggcctgacctgtggtggcgcagtggataaagcgtcgacctggaaatgctgaggttgccggttcgaaaccctaggcttgcctggtcaaggcacatatgggagttgatgcttctagctcctcctccccttctctctctctgtcactcctctctctctctgtctctctctctgtctctccctctcctctctaaaatgaataaattaaaaaaacaaatggggTCTATTCCAGCATTTCCCAGCCTTGGTACTGCTGATGTCTCAGCTGCCTCATCCTTTGCTGGGGG of Saccopteryx bilineata isolate mSacBil1 chromosome 1, mSacBil1_pri_phased_curated, whole genome shotgun sequence contains these proteins:
- the CCDC124 gene encoding coiled-coil domain-containing protein 124, whose protein sequence is MPKKFQGENTKSAAARARRAEAKAAADARKHKELEDAYWKDEDKHVMRKEQRKEEKEKRRQEQLERKKETQRLLEEEDSKLKGGKATRVTVPSKVTRAQIEETLRRDHQPKEAPEPAEKAKSHLEVPLEENVNRRVLEEGSVEARTIEEAIAVLSVAEESGDRHPERRMRAAFTAFEEEQLPRLKQENPNMRLSQLKQLLKKEWLRSPDNPLNQRAVPFNTPK